A window of [Clostridium] innocuum genomic DNA:
CTTCTTTCAATCATTCTGTTATACATATCTGGATATTCTTTTTTGATTTGATTACGTAAAGATCCATTTGCTAAAAGAATTGTACTTTCAGCAGAAGAACCTGTATAACCAGAAACAGATGGAATAATGTCGATTTGTAATAACATTCCAGATTGTAATACTTCAGTTGAGTTTTCATAAATAGGAGAAGACATCCATTCTTCTTCAGCCGTTAAATGACCTGGACATAATGACCAACCATATTTTTCTCGTGGTAATTCACTTTCAATTAAATCAAATATTTCATGACCTTGTAATCCACATTTAATGTTTTCAAGCCATGCAACATAGGCGTTGAAGTATGGAATTGCTACTCTTTCTAAATAATCTTTTTGACCTTCAGGAAGTTGTGTTTCATTTTCGACAGCAAATCCGCATCTTGAACTTAAGCCACCACGGTATCCTACCGTTAAAGAAATAGGATCACCTAATTTAACAGTATTATCACGTGGAAACATATTTGCTTTAATAAATCTAGGACCACTAGAAGCTATTGTAACAATAGAAGTATGTTGTCCATTTCTAACAAGTTTATCACCTAGTTCTAGTTCATTTATGCCAAGATTTAAATCATTCATGGCATCTAAAATACAATCACTAGCTAATGCTGCACCATATTCATAATGAGCTATTTCATTTGGATTATTTGTACATCTGACGCCATTTTCACCAATAAATATTGAACATTCATTACTTAATAAGTATTCATCGCCAATAATATCAATAATATTTTTAACAATATAATATGGAACATCATATGTGTGTTTGTTATCCTCTAAAATAGAAGTGAAGTTTTTCCAGCCTACTAAACCAATTCTTTGTCCTTTATCTAAACCGGCAGAAATAAGTAAATCTTTAAATGATATATCTGTACGATTTGGCTGATTAGGAAGTGAAAATAAAGACACATGTATAGTTTTACTGATTTTTACTCTAGATTTTCCAGCTTTACCTAAATTTTCA
This region includes:
- a CDS encoding M24 family metallopeptidase; translation: MKNIILTTVSEPKKDCNGSPVFLTDETIEERKQKILTRMRKLHLDKLVIYGDVEHGSNFEYLVGFFTRFEEALLIIDKSGEINIVLGNENLGKAGKSRVKISKTIHVSLFSLPNQPNRTDISFKDLLISAGLDKGQRIGLVGWKNFTSILEDNKHTYDVPYYIVKNIIDIIGDEYLLSNECSIFIGENGVRCTNNPNEIAHYEYGAALASDCILDAMNDLNLGINELELGDKLVRNGQHTSIVTIASSGPRFIKANMFPRDNTVKLGDPISLTVGYRGGLSSRCGFAVENETQLPEGQKDYLERVAIPYFNAYVAWLENIKCGLQGHEIFDLIESELPREKYGWSLCPGHLTAEEEWMSSPIYENSTEVLQSGMLLQIDIIPSVSGYTGSSAESTILLANGSLRNQIKKEYPDMYNRMIERRNYLINVLGINLSEDVMPMCSTVAYLRPFLLAHDKALKVIK